One window of Gloeothece citriformis PCC 7424 genomic DNA carries:
- a CDS encoding YcjF family protein: MNNNHSLSSNQKGDRISEQPKKPSKSKKKLLSSLVNVEKRLANAGSGVFQTATEVGSQAAKGSYQLLEQATSGAGEVMNYIGNLPLIKNPFVQKLAGVFRLDWLVGMTSSVDLAKAQKEVEQLKQKYPQESSFNIAHRIMVSKASQAGGVGFVSSILPGAAAALLAVDFAATTAIQTEMIYEIAAAYGMDLQDKARQGEILAIFGLALGGKNALKAGLSPLRNIPLAGAMIGASTNATMLYSLGYTACRFYEAKFKEATSEPTTETLEALQQESETYLAQAITQQTIMDQISAHMIRASYPEKNWSDIIPELKTLPIDPSSFETISTNLKSPQPLEGLLEQLNPDFALPLFIKCQQIAGHSGEVSPEEAKILEEIGSKLDPDELNHLMEENNQ, encoded by the coding sequence ATGAATAATAATCATTCTTTATCATCAAATCAAAAGGGCGATCGCATTTCCGAACAGCCCAAAAAACCATCTAAATCGAAGAAAAAACTGTTATCATCCCTAGTCAACGTAGAAAAAAGGCTAGCTAATGCGGGTTCAGGGGTTTTTCAGACGGCTACTGAAGTCGGTTCTCAAGCGGCTAAAGGGAGCTATCAATTGCTAGAACAAGCCACATCCGGAGCCGGAGAGGTAATGAACTATATCGGCAATCTTCCCTTAATTAAAAATCCTTTTGTCCAGAAATTAGCCGGAGTCTTTCGTTTAGATTGGCTAGTGGGGATGACTTCATCGGTAGACTTAGCCAAAGCGCAAAAAGAAGTCGAGCAACTAAAACAGAAATATCCCCAAGAAAGCTCTTTTAATATTGCTCATCGGATTATGGTATCAAAAGCCAGTCAAGCCGGTGGGGTAGGATTTGTCAGTAGTATTTTACCCGGAGCAGCAGCAGCCCTTTTGGCAGTAGATTTTGCCGCCACGACTGCTATACAAACGGAGATGATTTATGAAATCGCCGCCGCTTATGGGATGGATTTACAAGATAAAGCGCGTCAAGGAGAGATTTTAGCGATTTTTGGCCTAGCATTAGGGGGAAAAAACGCCCTCAAAGCCGGTTTAAGTCCTTTGAGAAATATTCCCTTAGCTGGTGCGATGATTGGAGCAAGTACCAATGCAACCATGCTTTACAGTTTGGGATATACAGCCTGTCGTTTTTATGAGGCGAAATTCAAAGAAGCAACCTCTGAACCGACTACTGAAACCTTAGAAGCTCTACAACAAGAAAGTGAAACCTATCTCGCTCAAGCCATCACCCAACAAACGATTATGGATCAAATTTCGGCTCACATGATTAGGGCGAGTTATCCTGAGAAAAATTGGTCTGATATTATTCCTGAATTAAAAACCTTACCGATCGATCCCTCATCTTTTGAAACTATCTCAACTAACCTTAAATCACCTCAACCTTTAGAGGGATTATTAGAGCAACTTAATCCAGATTTTGCCCTGCCCTTGTTTATAAAATGCCAACAAATTGCCGGTCATAGTGGAGAAGTTTCACCAGAGGAAGCCAAAATTTTAGAGGAAATTGGCTCTAAATTAGATCCTGATGAACTTAATCATCTCATGGAGGAAAACAATCAATGA